One region of Primulina tabacum isolate GXHZ01 chromosome 17, ASM2559414v2, whole genome shotgun sequence genomic DNA includes:
- the LOC142531857 gene encoding uncharacterized protein LOC142531857, with product MVKEFQIEESVQEEGCASSVMPPLLHNTDSALENHYNGEGRCVQLECSDTASFQATNREDGDIKDGNEPNETSKTNSDGHVESFSQRIENDSSERRRNERELMDCDDKENTAGADENRRHDNNTNQNERKIFGMHDKYGVIKKAAQAQENNLKEGLILSGALAPGVKFKKPKPTNPKPFKLRTDERGILKEATLERRANSLASQNESSNSSTLGGKLQMKQGSDNQGTFFPFIPT from the exons ATGGTGAAAGAGTTTCAAATTGAAGAATCAGTGCAAGAAGAAGGCTGCGCATCTTCAGTTATGCCACCATTGCTACACAATACAGATTCGGCCTTAGAAAATCATTACAATGGAGAAGGGAGGTGTGTGCAACTGGAATGTAGTGATACTGCAAGTTTTCAAGCCACAAACAGAGAGGATGGTGATATCAAAGATGGAAATGAACCAAATGAAACTTCAAAAACTAACTCAGATGGTCATGTAGAATCTTTTAGCCAGAGAATTGAGAATGATTCTTCTGAAAGACGGAGAAATGAACGGGAACTTATGGACTGTGATGACAAAGAGAATACTGCGGGTGCTGATGAGAACAG AAGGCATGATAATAATACGAACCAAAACgaaagaaaaatatttggcATGCATGACAAATATGGCGTCATCAAAAAG GCTGCTCAAGCACAAGAAAATAATTTGAAGGAGGGTTTGATTTTATCTGGTGCTCTTGCTCCTGGAGTGAAATTCAAGAAACCAAAACCCACTAATCCTAAACCTTTTAAACTAAGAACGGAT GAGAGGGGAATTCTTAAAGAAGCTACATTGGAGAGAAGAGCCAATTCCTTGGCATCTCAAAACGAAAGTTCAAATTCAAGCACGTTAGGTGGAAAGTTGCAGATGAAGCAAGGGAGTGATAACCAAGGAACTTTCTTCCCTTTTATTCCTACTTGA
- the LOC142531856 gene encoding malate dehydrogenase, glyoxysomal: protein MEINQRIARISAHLHPSNLQMGENPILRQADCRAKGGAPGYKVAILGAAGGIGQPLAMLMKMNPLVSVLHLYDVVNSPGVTADISHMDTGAVVRGFLGQQQLENALTGMDLVVIPAGVPRKPGMTRDDLFKINAGIVKTLCEGIAKCCPNAVVNLISNPVNSTVPIAAEVFKKAGIYDPKKLLGVTMLDVVRANTFVAEVLGLDPREVSVPVVGGHAGVTILPLLSQVKPPCSLTPEETEYLTKRIQDGGTEVVQAKAGAGSATLSMAYAAVKFADACLRGLRGDAGIIECAFVASQVTELPFFASKVRLGRGGAEEVYQLGLLNEYERAGLDKAKKELEGSIQKGVSFIRN, encoded by the exons ATGGAAATCAATCAGCGTATTGCAAGAATTTCTGCTCATCTCCACCCTTCAAATCTTCAG ATGGGGGAGAATCCCATTTTGAGACAGGCTGATTGCAGGGCAAAAGGCGGAGCTCCTGGGTACAAAGTGGCTATATTAGGTGCTGCTGGTGGCATTGGCCAACCTCTTGCAATGTTGATGAAAATGAATCCTTTGGTTTCAGTTCTTCATCTTTATGATGTTGTTAATTCCCCTGGTGTGACTGCTGATATCAGTCATATGGACACTGGTGCTGTT GTACGGGGTTTTCTTGGGCAGCAGCAACTTGAGAATGCACTTACAGGAATGGACCTTGTAGTAATTCCTGCTGGGGTTCCAAGGAAGCCAGGAATGACTAGAGATGACCTTTTCAAAATCAATGCAGGGATTGTTAAAACCTTATGTGAAGGCATTGCAAAGTGTTGCCCTAATGCTGTTGTCAATTTGATCAGTAATCCAGTGAACTCTACTGTTCCTATTGCAGCCGAAGTTTTCAAGAAAGCAGGCATTTATGACCCGAAAAAGCTTCTGGGAGTTACCATGCTTGATGTTGTGAGAGCCAATACATTTGTG GCTGAAGTTCTGGGACTTGATCCAAGAGAGGTTAGTGTTCCTGTGGTTGGCGGTCATGCAGGAGTGACAATTTTGCCACTTCTCTCCCAG GTAAAACCTCCTTGTTCCTTAACACCTGAGGAAACCGAGTACCTAACCAAGCGTATTCAAGATGGTGGAACGGAAGTTGTTCAG GCGAAAGCAGGTGCTGGCTCTGCAACACTATCCATG GCATATGCAGCAGTAAAATTTGCAGATGCATGCCTCCGTGGATTACGAGGGGATGCTGGCATAATTGAATGTGCTTTTGTGGCTTCACAG GTCACCGAACTCCCTTTCTTTGCCTCGAAAGTTCGACTTGGACGTGGAGGAGCTGAAGAGGTGTACCAACTCGGGCTTCTAAACGAGTATGAGAG GGCTGGATTGGATAAAGCGAAAAAGGAGCTGGAAGGAAGTATTCAGAAGGGGGTTTCCTTCATTAggaattga